A genomic window from Actinomycetota bacterium includes:
- the rph gene encoding ribonuclease PH — MASRERPVDELRPVRITQGYTEMTPGSVLIEMGRTRVLCTASIADEVPRWLRGTKKGWVTAEYGMLPGSSSERIRRDNYSGGRSKEISRLIGRSMRSVVRLEAMSELMVRIDCDVLQADGGTRCAAITGAWIAMHDAFEDAIAKGTLRESPIIDRVAAVSVGIVDGESRLDLEYTDDVAADVDMNVVMTGRGLLVEVQGTAERAPFSRADLNDLLDLADGGIAELLDLQRQAAEA, encoded by the coding sequence GTGGCATCGAGAGAACGTCCCGTCGACGAATTGCGCCCGGTACGGATCACCCAGGGGTATACGGAGATGACCCCGGGTTCGGTCCTGATCGAGATGGGTCGGACTCGCGTTCTCTGCACCGCGTCGATCGCAGACGAGGTGCCTCGCTGGCTGCGAGGCACCAAGAAAGGCTGGGTCACGGCCGAGTACGGGATGCTGCCGGGGTCCAGCAGTGAGCGCATCAGGCGAGACAACTACTCGGGTGGACGATCGAAGGAGATCTCGCGGCTCATCGGCCGCTCGATGCGCTCGGTGGTTCGCCTCGAAGCCATGTCCGAGCTGATGGTGCGCATCGATTGCGACGTACTCCAGGCCGACGGGGGAACCCGGTGTGCCGCGATCACCGGGGCGTGGATTGCCATGCACGACGCCTTCGAAGATGCGATCGCCAAGGGAACGTTGCGGGAGAGCCCGATCATCGATCGGGTTGCCGCCGTCTCCGTGGGCATCGTCGATGGGGAATCCCGGCTCGATCTCGAGTACACCGACGATGTCGCCGCCGACGTGGACATGAACGTCGTGATGACCGGCAGGGGTCTGCTCGTCGAGGTCCAAGGCACTGCCGAGCGGGCGCCGTTCTCTCGCGCCGACTTGAACGACCTGCTCGACCTCGCAGATGGCGGGATCGCCGAACTGCTCGACCTGCAGCGTCAGGCGGCGGAGGCGTGA
- a CDS encoding MBL fold metallo-hydrolase, with amino-acid sequence MTVLGSNGTFSTPGRPTSGYLITHADTRIWVDTGSGTFAALQAVIDYRTVDAVVVTHVHADHSVDLFGFHYAIKYGPGGKAGIPVFCPEGLHEQVTCYLGGPKHDPAGSFDFRICDDGATATIGSIGLAFALTDHGVPTLAVRAEADGRVLTYSSDTGPAGGWSRLADGADLFVCEATYQGAAEDKPWHQHLTASEAGKIARSRGADKLMLTHVWPFLDPSRSVTEAEATFGRPVSLAVPGMTVKV; translated from the coding sequence TTGACCGTTCTTGGATCCAACGGCACGTTCTCAACGCCTGGCCGCCCCACATCGGGCTACCTGATCACGCATGCCGATACCCGGATCTGGGTCGATACGGGTTCGGGGACCTTTGCGGCGCTCCAGGCCGTGATCGACTATCGGACCGTCGATGCGGTGGTGGTGACCCACGTCCACGCCGACCACAGCGTCGACCTGTTCGGGTTTCACTACGCGATCAAATACGGGCCCGGCGGAAAGGCCGGGATTCCGGTGTTCTGTCCGGAAGGGCTGCACGAGCAGGTGACCTGCTATCTGGGAGGTCCGAAGCACGATCCCGCGGGATCGTTCGACTTTCGGATCTGTGACGATGGAGCCACGGCAACGATCGGATCGATCGGTCTGGCGTTCGCCCTGACCGACCACGGCGTTCCCACGCTTGCCGTTCGAGCCGAGGCGGACGGGAGAGTGCTCACGTACTCATCGGACACGGGTCCCGCCGGTGGCTGGTCAAGGCTGGCCGACGGCGCCGACCTGTTCGTATGTGAGGCAACGTACCAGGGTGCCGCGGAGGACAAGCCGTGGCATCAGCACTTGACGGCGTCGGAGGCAGGGAAGATCGCGAGGAGTCGGGGCGCCGACAAGCTGATGCTCACCCACGTGTGGCCGTTCCTCGACCCCAGCCGATCCGTGACGGAAGCAGAAGCGACATTCGGCAGACCGGTGAGCCTCGCGGTCCCCGGGATGACCGTGAAAGTCTGA
- a CDS encoding MoaD/ThiS family protein: MAVVVRIPTILRMYTDGEGAVEATGATIKDVFIDLEARHPGIGERLIDIDGGLHRFVNVFLGDDDVRYLEGLETAVPDGAEITIIPAVSGGWRPDHHEH; this comes from the coding sequence ATGGCCGTAGTGGTGAGGATTCCGACCATTCTGCGCATGTATACCGACGGTGAGGGCGCGGTCGAGGCGACCGGTGCCACGATCAAGGACGTCTTCATCGATCTGGAGGCTCGCCATCCGGGCATCGGTGAGCGACTCATCGACATCGATGGCGGCTTGCACCGGTTCGTCAACGTGTTTCTGGGCGACGACGACGTCCGCTATCTGGAGGGTCTCGAGACAGCGGTGCCCGACGGCGCGGAGATCACGATCATCCCCGCCGTCTCCGGTGGGTGGCGCCCAGACCACCACGAACATTGA
- a CDS encoding M67 family metallopeptidase has translation MMRVPGQIRDAVLAHAAFCAPEEACGLLAGDNEGNLRMVYCLTNAQHSRVAYTVEPEEHFRALRHAEANGWELVGAFHSHPYSEAYPSATDRRLAAEPDWIYLIASLVGPVDSRLRGYFLRGGTVVEEALEIGE, from the coding sequence ATGATGCGCGTGCCCGGCCAGATCCGCGACGCCGTCCTCGCGCACGCGGCGTTCTGTGCGCCAGAGGAGGCGTGCGGACTGCTGGCGGGCGACAACGAGGGGAACCTGAGGATGGTGTATTGCCTGACGAACGCTCAACACTCTCGCGTTGCCTACACGGTTGAGCCCGAGGAGCACTTCCGGGCATTGCGGCACGCGGAGGCCAACGGCTGGGAGCTCGTCGGGGCGTTCCACTCGCACCCGTACTCGGAGGCGTATCCGTCCGCCACCGACCGGCGGCTCGCGGCGGAACCCGATTGGATCTATCTGATAGCGTCTCTCGTCGGGCCGGTTGATTCGCGCCTGAGGGGATACTTCCTCCGAGGCGGCACCGTGGTGGAAGAAGCACTCGAGATCGGGGAATGA